One window of Phycisphaeraceae bacterium genomic DNA carries:
- a CDS encoding ShlB/FhaC/HecB family hemolysin secretion/activation protein, translating to MDANGSGARSSDRRAVRSLVLRSGLAVAIWTAALLPASHALGQQVAPPVEPPDAAAPEKPEGDAQIELAKPDETPAEPDIAEPRWVIASPLTLRYMGSGVGLPPVTELLEVTFELAETPEGLALPAPDQPSTTYTLAQLCDGSKRVLSVQAVERICAAVYSVLNDRGFVGVLVAPDPDRIDWQTRDVFDTDESTLYLNIYVAVVGQIRTVASGDRIREADRVNSAKHAAILRRSPIKTDAEDPERAYIQRREIDDFVLRLNRHPGRRVDVAIAPTESRDKAVLDYLVSENKPLTLYAQLSNTGTEDTDVWRERFGFTHTQLTGRDDILSVDYITAGFSEAHAVIASYDTPIFDAEKLRLRIYGNFSSFEASDVGLANEQFSGDSWTLGAELVWNLLQTSMPGRAQDRALFVDAFGGARWQNIKVNNEFADVKGEDDVFLPRVGLRAESRNDVESLGASVAVEWSMPGVSGSDPEELEKLGRLNVDEEWVTLQFDVGYSFFLEPLLNAEEWRKPRVPTPRGDATRFDPGLSTLAHELVFGVRGQWAFDNRLIPNAEQVVGGLYTVRGYPESVVAGDSVIIGTVEYRFHLPRALSIQPEPSRLFGREFRMRPQQQFGRPDWDLVLRAFVDAAHVVNSDREDYEKDESLIGAGLGAELLLYQNLSARMDWGMALDEVDNQNVKRGSNRFHFVFTILF from the coding sequence ATGGATGCAAATGGTTCTGGCGCACGCAGTTCTGATCGACGCGCCGTTCGATCGCTTGTGCTGAGGTCCGGCCTTGCCGTCGCGATCTGGACCGCAGCTCTGTTGCCGGCGTCACACGCCCTCGGCCAGCAAGTCGCGCCGCCCGTTGAGCCCCCTGATGCCGCCGCGCCCGAGAAGCCCGAGGGCGATGCGCAGATTGAACTCGCCAAGCCCGACGAGACGCCGGCAGAACCGGATATCGCCGAGCCGCGATGGGTGATCGCCTCGCCTCTGACGCTCAGATACATGGGCTCAGGTGTCGGGCTTCCCCCTGTGACAGAACTGCTCGAAGTGACCTTTGAACTCGCCGAAACGCCGGAGGGGCTCGCTCTCCCCGCGCCGGATCAACCGAGCACCACATACACCCTTGCACAACTCTGCGATGGCTCGAAAAGGGTTCTCAGCGTCCAGGCCGTTGAGCGGATCTGTGCCGCGGTCTATTCGGTTCTGAACGACCGTGGCTTTGTCGGCGTCCTCGTTGCGCCCGATCCCGATCGAATCGACTGGCAAACCCGCGACGTCTTCGATACAGATGAGTCCACGCTCTACCTGAACATCTACGTCGCGGTCGTTGGCCAGATCAGAACGGTTGCGTCCGGAGACCGCATCAGAGAGGCGGACCGCGTCAACTCCGCGAAGCACGCCGCGATCCTGCGCCGCTCGCCCATCAAGACCGACGCCGAGGATCCCGAGCGTGCATATATCCAGCGCCGCGAGATCGACGACTTCGTCCTGCGCCTGAATCGCCATCCGGGCCGGCGCGTCGATGTGGCGATCGCTCCGACCGAATCACGCGACAAGGCCGTACTCGACTATCTCGTCTCCGAGAACAAGCCCCTCACCCTCTACGCCCAGCTCTCCAATACCGGCACAGAAGACACCGACGTCTGGAGGGAGCGTTTCGGTTTCACGCACACCCAGCTCACCGGCCGCGACGACATCCTCTCCGTGGACTACATCACCGCCGGCTTCTCCGAAGCACACGCCGTCATCGCTTCATACGACACGCCCATCTTCGACGCCGAGAAACTCCGCCTCCGCATCTACGGCAACTTCTCCTCCTTCGAGGCCTCCGACGTCGGTCTGGCCAACGAGCAGTTCAGCGGCGACAGCTGGACGCTCGGTGCCGAGCTCGTCTGGAACCTGCTCCAGACCAGCATGCCCGGCCGTGCCCAGGACCGCGCCCTCTTCGTCGATGCCTTCGGCGGCGCGCGCTGGCAGAACATCAAGGTCAACAACGAGTTCGCCGACGTCAAGGGCGAGGACGATGTCTTCCTCCCACGCGTCGGTCTCCGCGCGGAAAGCCGCAACGATGTCGAGTCACTCGGTGCGTCAGTCGCCGTCGAGTGGTCCATGCCCGGCGTCTCAGGCAGCGATCCGGAAGAACTCGAAAAACTCGGCCGACTCAACGTCGATGAAGAGTGGGTCACGCTCCAGTTCGATGTCGGCTACTCGTTCTTCCTCGAACCGCTTCTCAACGCCGAAGAGTGGCGCAAGCCGCGCGTGCCGACTCCCAGGGGAGACGCCACACGCTTCGATCCCGGACTCTCCACCCTCGCGCACGAGCTTGTCTTCGGCGTCCGCGGCCAGTGGGCCTTCGACAATCGTCTCATCCCCAACGCCGAGCAGGTCGTTGGCGGCCTCTACACCGTTCGCGGCTATCCCGAATCCGTCGTGGCGGGCGACTCGGTCATCATCGGAACCGTCGAGTATCGATTCCACCTCCCCCGCGCCCTCTCAATCCAGCCCGAACCTTCCCGCCTCTTCGGGCGAGAGTTCCGCATGCGTCCGCAGCAACAGTTCGGTCGCCCCGATTGGGATCTCGTGCTCCGCGCATTCGTCGACGCCGCCCACGTCGTCAACAGCGATCGCGAAGACTACGAGAAAGACGAATCGCTCATCGGTGCAGGCCTCGGCGCAGAACTGCTCCTCTACCAGAACCTCAGCGCAAGGATGGACTGGGGCATGGCGCTCGACGAGGTTGACAACCAGAACGTGAAACGCGGGAGCAACCGTTTCCACTTTGTCTTCACGATCCTCTTCTGA